From the Desulfosoma sp. genome, one window contains:
- a CDS encoding FAD-dependent oxidoreductase, whose translation MKESAKDRLHKVLVIGANPAGLAAANKLGEMGVPVTLVDPDPDLNAKLARDVWRLPSGLPLNFAHRPGLLRILRNPQIRCLLPAQVTSIKHSSQGFSARLLVQPTYVNEDRCTLCGRCLETCPVTDADGNKPVHLDSRYMLPGRAVIDKRRRPLCQEACPLNVNVQGYLALTRAGLYAEALELIRRDNVLPAICGRVCTHPCEAACRRSDLDGAVAIKDIKRFLADEAPSVSTAHTAPRRPEKIAVIGSGPAGLAAAADLARWGYTVTIFEKEAQLGGLLRYGIGPHRLPRDVLDREIQWIQSLGVRMITSHAVDLSRLDTLSQDYDAVIVAVGTWKDRSLGVPGEDLDGVHGCVEFLSSVHRGEVSHLPEDVVVIGDGNAAFDLARVLVRLKARVTLLSWFPKDLIPADPEEVKEARLEGVRVIDRTRVTAFLGENGRLTHLRCVETIPGPPDAKGIPWPVTKPGAQPFLRPCRRAFVAIGQQPDATVFGVPAPALAVNAQGLLIVDTQGGTSRAGIYAAGDVVSGPSSVVQAMASGRRAALAVHRTLSCEDVKPVSIRPENRELRPIPENLVFRGRPASAHVDPSRRTCDFSEVCLGLSEVQVHSEAERCLQCGVCAECLQCLEVCNGCGAVNHGQVVQEVVEQAGVVILADPNLAPSIRGEDVLRAYSPKGFGREDVYAMMLRGFAAAGEAMVLLGENAQRMKGHGLSFVPPDPPLASQVRIGVFVCRCNDSLGWSEAMTDYVTSLRDRPDIVHAEVLPSACNPEKTRYLVQTIREKGLTRVVLASCVCCPLDFVCSACTDQRSRLKSALFNATGISRAMVETCNLRGEALRFLAQGQDIAFERFKGLLERSIGRTRKLKPMPAPARPYNFTTAVIGSSSAALKSALTLTQCGMDVLLFTGTQEEADEEAMPNHPNVQVFRNADIRGLKGTVGSFHIMAFIDGVPQVFHAGAVILGERSRRRIPYVPYENLPPRPVEWTMQRRGVPGVPFFYPGATSVPGLFLANPPGIPISQRIKGAAAAVLAAAVMPRRPRHSKGYTVTIDASRCRGCGRCAEVCPHHAVSIYQNEWGYGTASVDEALCKGCGNCIAMCPSNAADSPYRDRTVLEQMIQEILA comes from the coding sequence ATGAAGGAAAGCGCCAAGGACCGACTGCACAAGGTGCTGGTGATCGGAGCCAATCCGGCCGGGCTTGCCGCAGCCAACAAGTTGGGTGAAATGGGTGTGCCCGTGACGCTGGTGGATCCAGACCCGGATCTCAATGCCAAACTGGCCCGCGACGTGTGGCGACTGCCTTCAGGGCTTCCTTTAAATTTCGCTCATCGTCCCGGTTTGCTTCGTATTTTGAGAAATCCTCAGATTCGATGCCTGCTTCCAGCTCAGGTCACATCCATCAAGCACTCGTCCCAAGGATTCTCGGCACGTCTTCTTGTCCAACCTACCTACGTGAATGAGGACCGGTGCACACTGTGCGGCCGATGTCTGGAAACATGCCCTGTGACAGATGCCGACGGCAACAAACCGGTGCATCTGGACAGTCGTTACATGCTTCCTGGAAGAGCGGTCATCGACAAACGCCGGCGTCCTCTATGCCAGGAAGCCTGCCCCTTGAACGTGAACGTTCAAGGGTATCTCGCTTTGACCCGTGCAGGTCTTTATGCGGAAGCCTTGGAACTTATTCGGCGGGACAATGTGCTGCCTGCCATATGTGGTCGTGTCTGCACGCACCCGTGTGAAGCCGCCTGCCGTCGATCGGACCTGGACGGAGCTGTGGCCATCAAGGACATCAAACGTTTTCTTGCGGATGAAGCGCCATCGGTTTCCACTGCCCACACGGCCCCTCGCAGGCCCGAAAAAATCGCCGTTATCGGGTCCGGCCCGGCCGGATTGGCCGCCGCGGCGGATCTGGCTCGATGGGGCTACACCGTGACCATCTTTGAAAAAGAAGCCCAGCTGGGTGGATTGCTTCGTTACGGCATTGGGCCTCATCGCCTGCCTCGGGACGTTTTGGATCGAGAAATTCAATGGATTCAATCCCTCGGGGTGCGCATGATCACCTCCCATGCCGTGGATCTGAGCCGACTGGACACATTGTCTCAAGACTATGACGCTGTGATCGTGGCCGTAGGCACCTGGAAAGACCGTTCGCTTGGAGTTCCGGGCGAAGACCTTGACGGGGTGCATGGGTGCGTCGAGTTTTTGTCCTCGGTGCATCGAGGCGAGGTTTCCCATCTGCCGGAAGATGTGGTGGTTATCGGAGACGGGAACGCCGCCTTTGATCTGGCTCGAGTGCTGGTGCGCCTTAAGGCTCGAGTGACCCTTCTGTCCTGGTTTCCCAAAGATCTGATTCCGGCGGATCCCGAGGAAGTCAAGGAAGCTCGTCTGGAAGGTGTTCGGGTGATCGACCGCACACGGGTGACGGCTTTTCTTGGAGAAAACGGTCGATTGACGCATCTGCGCTGTGTGGAAACCATTCCCGGTCCTCCCGATGCCAAGGGAATCCCGTGGCCGGTGACCAAGCCCGGAGCCCAACCCTTCCTTAGGCCGTGCCGTCGTGCCTTTGTGGCTATCGGGCAGCAACCCGATGCCACTGTTTTCGGGGTTCCGGCTCCGGCCCTTGCCGTGAACGCCCAGGGACTTCTCATCGTCGATACCCAGGGAGGCACATCCCGTGCCGGTATCTATGCCGCAGGGGATGTGGTCTCGGGACCTTCTTCGGTGGTCCAGGCGATGGCGTCGGGACGGCGGGCTGCTTTGGCCGTTCATAGAACTTTGTCCTGCGAAGACGTGAAACCCGTCTCCATTCGCCCTGAAAATCGAGAACTTCGACCCATTCCCGAAAACCTTGTGTTTCGTGGACGACCGGCTTCCGCCCATGTGGACCCATCGCGCCGCACCTGTGATTTCAGCGAAGTCTGCTTGGGGCTTTCCGAGGTTCAGGTGCATTCGGAAGCTGAACGCTGTCTGCAATGCGGTGTCTGTGCCGAATGCCTCCAGTGCCTTGAAGTCTGTAACGGCTGTGGCGCCGTCAATCATGGGCAGGTGGTTCAGGAAGTGGTCGAACAGGCCGGTGTGGTCATCTTGGCGGACCCCAATCTGGCTCCATCCATTCGCGGTGAAGATGTGCTCAGGGCCTACAGCCCCAAGGGATTTGGCCGAGAAGACGTGTATGCCATGATGCTGCGGGGTTTCGCCGCAGCTGGAGAAGCCATGGTGCTTCTCGGAGAGAACGCCCAACGCATGAAAGGCCATGGCTTGTCTTTTGTCCCACCGGATCCTCCCTTGGCCTCGCAGGTGCGTATTGGTGTCTTTGTCTGCCGCTGCAACGATTCCCTAGGCTGGTCCGAGGCCATGACAGACTATGTGACGTCCTTGCGGGATCGGCCCGATATAGTGCACGCGGAAGTGCTCCCTTCCGCCTGCAACCCTGAAAAAACTCGATATCTTGTGCAAACCATTCGAGAAAAGGGACTGACACGTGTGGTCCTGGCCTCTTGTGTGTGTTGCCCTCTGGATTTTGTGTGCAGCGCCTGCACGGATCAGCGCAGCCGATTGAAGTCAGCTCTTTTTAACGCCACCGGAATCAGCCGAGCCATGGTGGAAACCTGTAACCTGCGCGGAGAAGCTCTTCGGTTTTTGGCCCAGGGACAAGACATCGCCTTTGAACGTTTCAAGGGGCTTCTGGAACGATCCATCGGGCGAACACGAAAATTGAAGCCCATGCCCGCGCCGGCCCGACCTTATAATTTCACCACAGCCGTTATCGGCTCATCGTCCGCGGCCTTAAAAAGTGCTTTGACTTTGACCCAATGCGGCATGGATGTTTTGCTTTTCACCGGAACTCAAGAAGAAGCCGACGAAGAAGCCATGCCGAACCATCCCAATGTTCAAGTGTTTCGGAACGCGGACATCAGGGGACTCAAAGGCACGGTCGGCTCTTTTCACATCATGGCCTTCATCGACGGTGTTCCGCAGGTGTTTCATGCCGGAGCGGTCATTTTGGGAGAAAGATCTCGTCGTCGCATCCCTTATGTCCCTTACGAAAATCTGCCGCCACGCCCCGTGGAATGGACCATGCAACGGCGGGGGGTTCCTGGAGTGCCCTTTTTCTATCCCGGAGCCACATCGGTTCCCGGACTCTTTTTGGCCAACCCGCCCGGGATTCCCATTTCCCAAAGGATTAAAGGGGCGGCAGCGGCGGTTTTGGCGGCGGCCGTGATGCCACGGCGCCCACGTCACAGCAAAGGTTATACAGTGACCATCGATGCGTCTCGATGCCGCGGATGCGGCCGATGCGCCGAAGTGTGTCCGCACCATGCCGTCAGTATTTATCAAAACGAATGGGGATACGGCACCGCCTCGGTGGATGAAGCCCTCTGTAAAGGATGCGGCAACTGCATCGCCATGTGCCCGTCCAACGCCGCCGACAGTCCGTATCGGGATCGGACCGTTTTGGAACAGATGATTCAGGAAATTCTGGCATGA
- a CDS encoding 2-oxoacid:acceptor oxidoreductase family protein produces the protein MKAGAVQGMHKEILFTGFGGQGIVLAGMIVGRAASLGDRRESTLTQSYGPEARGGACSAQVIIADKPIHYPYVRRPDILVCLSQGGYDKYIAMLKPDGLLLLDQDLVRSHGERGENLFAIPATRFAEELGRRMMANIVMVGFFTAVSQAVSPEAARTTVQDVVPKGTEKMNLAAFDKGYEYGLAVLKGRRKKESGEKDVA, from the coding sequence ATGAAAGCCGGTGCCGTGCAGGGCATGCACAAGGAAATTCTTTTTACCGGATTTGGCGGACAGGGCATCGTGTTGGCCGGGATGATCGTCGGGCGTGCCGCGAGTCTGGGTGATCGTCGTGAAAGCACCTTGACCCAATCTTACGGGCCTGAAGCTCGAGGCGGTGCCTGCAGCGCTCAGGTCATCATCGCCGATAAACCCATTCACTACCCTTACGTTCGACGTCCGGACATTCTCGTGTGCCTGTCCCAGGGAGGCTACGACAAATACATCGCCATGCTCAAACCCGACGGGCTTTTGCTGCTGGACCAGGACCTGGTACGCTCTCATGGGGAACGAGGCGAAAACCTTTTCGCCATTCCCGCCACACGCTTTGCCGAAGAATTGGGCCGGCGCATGATGGCCAACATTGTCATGGTGGGTTTCTTTACGGCCGTCTCCCAGGCCGTTTCACCGGAAGCTGCACGCACTACGGTGCAGGATGTGGTTCCCAAAGGGACCGAAAAGATGAACCTGGCTGCTTTTGACAAGGGCTATGAGTACGGACTGGCCGTCCTCAAAGGGCGGCGCAAGAAAGAGTCCGGGGAGAAAGACGTGGCATGA
- a CDS encoding 2-oxoacid:ferredoxin oxidoreductase subunit beta — MKKSKASLNHPLDPLVRTDRVPHIWCPGCGIGTAFSACLMALTHSGLNLDKTVMVSGIGCSGRAAGYARLDSYHTTHGRAIPFATGMKLARPELQVIVFSGDGDLFAIGGNHIIHAARRNIDLVVLCVNNLNYGMTGGQVAATTPPLAKTTTTPRGNPERPFNLPLLVYAAGATYVARWTILHTRDLTQSIQEALHHKGFAFIEVLAPCPTGYGRRNKERPLDTLKIYQNRTIVKNGANPAEATMDFERGIVLGKFVEEQRPTCIEMYDRTCRLIDAATH, encoded by the coding sequence ATGAAAAAATCCAAGGCCTCTTTGAACCATCCTTTAGATCCTTTGGTGCGCACGGATCGCGTGCCGCATATTTGGTGTCCCGGATGCGGCATCGGCACGGCCTTTTCGGCCTGCTTGATGGCACTGACCCACAGCGGTCTGAATCTGGACAAGACCGTGATGGTATCCGGAATCGGGTGTTCCGGTCGCGCGGCTGGGTACGCCAGGTTGGATTCTTATCACACCACGCATGGTCGAGCCATTCCCTTTGCCACGGGTATGAAACTGGCCAGGCCGGAACTGCAGGTCATTGTCTTTAGCGGTGATGGAGACCTGTTTGCCATCGGCGGCAATCACATCATTCATGCCGCCCGCCGTAACATCGATCTTGTGGTGCTGTGCGTGAACAATCTCAATTACGGCATGACCGGAGGCCAGGTAGCCGCCACCACGCCTCCTTTGGCCAAAACCACCACGACTCCTCGAGGCAATCCCGAACGGCCCTTCAATCTGCCTCTTCTGGTCTATGCCGCCGGAGCCACCTATGTGGCTCGCTGGACCATTTTGCACACCCGGGATCTCACCCAATCCATTCAAGAAGCTCTTCATCACAAAGGCTTTGCCTTCATTGAGGTCTTAGCCCCGTGCCCCACGGGTTACGGTCGTCGCAACAAGGAACGCCCTTTGGACACTCTGAAGATCTACCAGAACAGAACCATCGTGAAAAACGGAGCCAACCCCGCCGAAGCGACCATGGATTTTGAACGCGGCATTGTTTTGGGCAAATTTGTCGAGGAACAACGCCCCACCTGCATTGAAATGTACGATCGAACATGCCGTCTGATAGATGCGGCAACCCATTAA
- a CDS encoding 2-oxoacid:acceptor oxidoreductase subunit alpha, whose product MKPAVWTGEHFITGDVACAEGALAAGCRFFAGYPITPATEIAEHMSHRLPDVGGTYIQMEDEIAAMAAVLGASCAGVKSMTATSGPGFSLMMENIGLGICTETPCVVVNVQRAGPSTGLPTLGAQGDMMQARWGSHGHYEIIALAPVSPQEMFYHTITAFNLSEKYRLPVLIMADEVVGHLSEKVVIPEASAIRTVSRRQPKGRKDRYKPFCPGPDGVAPMAHAGDGYRIHVTGLTHDERGYPVMTAECHAAMVDRLIGKIRRNLKDILRTESYRLDDAEVALVSYGVSCRSSLAAVDEARAQGIKAGLLRLITVWPFPEETVEELSRRMKALVTVEINLGQIHLEVERCAKGRVPCHMVGHAGGSVIPPEQIVQAIKDIR is encoded by the coding sequence CATTTCATCACAGGAGATGTCGCCTGTGCCGAAGGGGCCTTGGCGGCGGGATGCCGTTTTTTTGCCGGTTATCCCATCACACCGGCCACGGAAATTGCCGAGCATATGTCCCATCGGTTGCCTGATGTGGGCGGCACCTATATTCAGATGGAAGACGAAATCGCGGCCATGGCCGCCGTGTTGGGGGCTTCCTGTGCCGGAGTCAAGAGCATGACGGCCACTTCAGGGCCTGGATTCAGTTTGATGATGGAAAACATCGGCCTGGGTATTTGTACGGAAACCCCCTGTGTGGTGGTCAATGTGCAAAGGGCCGGACCTTCCACAGGTCTTCCCACGCTCGGCGCTCAAGGGGACATGATGCAGGCACGCTGGGGTTCCCACGGGCATTACGAAATCATCGCCCTGGCTCCGGTATCCCCGCAGGAAATGTTTTACCACACCATCACGGCGTTCAATTTGAGCGAAAAATATCGGCTTCCGGTCCTCATCATGGCCGATGAGGTTGTCGGGCATTTGAGCGAAAAGGTTGTCATTCCTGAAGCTTCCGCTATTCGAACGGTGTCTCGGCGTCAGCCCAAGGGACGCAAGGACCGTTACAAGCCTTTTTGTCCAGGTCCAGACGGCGTCGCTCCCATGGCCCATGCCGGAGACGGGTACCGGATTCACGTGACGGGGCTGACCCACGATGAACGAGGCTATCCTGTAATGACGGCCGAATGCCACGCCGCCATGGTGGATCGCCTCATCGGAAAAATTCGCCGCAATCTCAAAGACATTCTCCGTACGGAATCGTATCGTTTGGATGACGCCGAGGTGGCTCTGGTTTCTTACGGCGTCTCTTGCCGAAGCAGCTTGGCGGCGGTAGATGAAGCCCGTGCCCAGGGTATCAAGGCAGGGTTGCTTCGCCTGATCACCGTCTGGCCTTTTCCCGAAGAAACGGTCGAGGAACTGTCGCGGCGCATGAAAGCTCTGGTGACGGTGGAAATCAATCTCGGGCAAATCCATCTGGAAGTGGAACGATGCGCCAAGGGTCGAGTCCCTTGCCATATGGTAGGGCATGCCGGCGGCAGCGTCATTCCTCCAGAACAGATCGTTCAGGCCATAAAGGATATTCGATGA